The nucleotide sequence AATGCATTCTTGGTAGTTATCTCTGTTAAGTTCTTTGTTGATTATAAGATTGCTATATTTTTGAAGCGAATCGTACAATCTCCCAACTTGACTAGCCACTAAGGTGTCAGTTTCCATATCATAAGATATGGTTCTTAAAATGTTATTTAGATTGTCTTTCTGTTTTCTGTTTTCATTCCAGTTGTTTACTTGTAAAGCTAGAAGTATACCAATCATTACAAGTATAATCTCTCCAATTGCATATAAAACATAGGAGGTTATTTTATTGTTTTTTATCATGTTATGTCTAATCTTTCGAAATATTTTAAGCATCAGACTCTTCGTTTTCGTCTTTAGTTTCCTTTTTTATTTTAATATAACCAGTTACCAAGCGTATACCTAATCTAGCAAAAAGGATAATGGCGATAACCATTACAATATTAAATCCGTTCATTAAACTAATCTTTAATCACACGAATTCCAACATGCTTGCTATTTATCATACTATCATCATTTGCGTCATAAAAATCATACGCACTATAGCCATATACACCTCCGTCATAGTACTCAGCAATGTTTCCACCTAAATCATACACTTCGGCTTCACCAATTTTGGTAGATTTCTTTTTACCTACTTTTTTATATAAAATAGTATTTAGTTCTTTAAGTTTTTCATTTAGCATAGGCACTTCTGCCTTTGTAATGGAGTAACCAGCCCAATAATTTAAAGTGAGTTCTTTTGCTCCAATTTTATGTGCTTGTTTATGCAAATTTTTAGCTTCGTTTGCATTTGGTAATCGATACGTTTCACCTGTTTTACTAGATAACCATTTAACATAGTCTTTTGCGTCTTGCATGCTTACTTCCGCTGGATAATTATCAATACCAGCTTCATAACTAAAACTTGGTTTAAACGCTTTAAACTGCGCATTGGTTACTTCAAAACGACCAATTGATGTAGAATCTTTTTTAATGAGCAAGGTTTCAGGAATTAAGATGCCATTTTTTATTTCGCCAAATAAGCCATCAACACTTTTAGCTTTTTGAATTTTAAGTAACTCAGCTAGAGGACTACTTGCTTTAAAGGCCTCATTTTCGGTAGAAGGTTTATTAAAAAGATATGTATCAATCCATTGTATTTCCTCTTTCATTTTACGTAATTGATGTGTAATTTTTCCTAAACCATGAGGTTGTCCTGGAAACCATAAAAAACGTACTGGTGTATTTCCTGATTGTTGTAAGCCTCTAAAATACTCCCAACCTTGATCTCTTGGAACAGCGCGATCTTCACTACCATGAAAAATAATAGTTGGTGTTTTTATTTTTTCAATTTCGAATAATGGCGATTTAATAATGTAGTTTTCATTATAGAATTTACCATTTACATCGTCCCAAGGATTACCACCAAAATATTGTCTATCAAAACTAACTCCAAAACTACAAGTCCCAAAGTCCGATGTCCAGTTAACATCACCAGCTCCTGGTGCTGCAACTTTAAACATATTAGGGTAGCGAACGGTTAACATAGTTGTAATAATTGCACCATTGGACCAACCCATTGTACCGAGTTGATTTCTATCTACCATTCCTTTGTTTACTAAAATATCAATAGCTTTGGTAATATCTTCCATTTCTGGTTCGTAGTAATTACCCTTTATACTTTCTACATAAGATAAGCCGTGATTTCCAGAACCATGATAATTAGGTTTTAGAATGAACATTCCTTTTTGAGATAGTAAGTTTGGGTACGTACTCCAACGTTCACTCCATAAATCTAAGTCTGCAGCTGCTGGTCCACCATGAATAGAAAGCATTAAAGGATAGCTTTTTCCCTCTTCATAATTTTCTGGATAGTAAAGTATACCTGTGGTCTCTTCTCCTTTATAACCTTTCCAAGTCATTACTTCACTTTTTGTAATGGTTTTTTTGCTTAAATTTTTGTTTAACGTTATTAGCGTTTGTTCATTTGATATTTTATTGTCGTTTAAATTTGCCACATGGAAGCTTGGTAACTTTGATGCAGTAGAGTAATTGTAAGCTATTTTAGATCCATCTTCTGAAACAGCCATAATAGACACGTGGTCATTTTTGTCACCAAAATCAATCTTAGATTTACTCCATGTATTACCATTGTTTTTATAGTAAGCTAATCTTATTGTAGTTTTATTGGCTAATGAAGCGATAAGATTGTTTCCAACGACTTGATAGCCTCTTGCTAAACCCATTTCCCATTTTAAATCTACTTTTTTAAATGTATGATTTGCTAAATTATAATAATATAGTAAGCCTATACCTGAGCCATTCCATTGTGGATCGGAGGCGTAAGTAGCTCTAAAATAAAACCCTTTATTATCATCAGTAAATGCTATACTACCCATTGGAAAACCTAAATTGGTTTTAATTTGAGTGACTTTTCCAGTTTCTAAGTTTTTAATATATGAATCTGGATCTTGATCAGAATCACTTGCGTAACTACGACTTAGTTGCATACCATAATAGAGCCATTTTCCATCTTTTGATATTTGATAGCCACTCAAAGGTTTTTTATTATTAGTTAAACGCTTTGTAGACTTGTTTTTTAAATTGAATGAATACACATGATTAGGACGCCAGTGCATCGAATCTTCAACGACTATAACATTATCTTTCTTTTCTGAAAGTTCCTGTTCGTATAGCGTTTTTCCATCATGAGATTGAAAAATCAAGGTATTATTGTCCATCCATTGCAATCCAGATATTCCGTTTTCAAATTCTTTAACCTTGGAAGGTTCTCCTCCATAAATACTCATTTTCCAAAGTTTGTTCCCTTTATCACGAGACGATAAGAAGTAAATGGTTTCACCGTCTTTTGAAAAGATTGGACTATAATCATTCTCTACGTTATTGGTAAGTTGAAAAGTTCGAAACTTCCCATCTTTTTTTATATCTAATCGCGTTAGATATAAATCTGAAACAAAACGGTCTTTTTCTTTAACGCCTTTTCTTTTCGTCCAAACGATCATGTTACTGTTTGGTGAAAATGACACAGAGCCCATAGATTCTGTATTTATAATATCTTCAGGAGTCCATCTGGTTGGATCTTTCTTTGCATCTGTTTGTGCATTCGATACAAAACATAATAGACAAATTAATAGAATTGAAGTGGTATATCGTTTTTTCATCTTTTTTGAATTACTAATTTTTATTTGATTTTGCTGGTGTAGAATAAGGAGGAGGTACTGCTTTTTTACTACCTTGAGTTTTAAGCATTTCAAGAACTTCTTTAACAGCACGTTCTAATTGAGGGTCTTTACCTTTTGATAATGCTATGGCATCTTGCCTTACAGCAATATCTGGAGCAACCCCTTCATTTTCGGCGACCCATTTATTATTTATTGGATCAAAAACCGCATTGTCAGGAGCTGTTAATGCACCTCCATCAATTAAACGATAATGTGTTGATGATTTCACTAATCCTCCCCAAGTTGTAGCACCAATTAATGGACCAACGTTTTGTTGTCTAAATACCCAAGGAAAGAAATCGCCTCCTGAACCAGAAAGCTCATTAATAAGTAATACTTTTGGACCTAAAATTCCTGCTGGAAGTCGCATAGCTTTACCATTCGGAACTTCATTAGTTAATCCAGCTCTTAGTGTTCTTGTCATTAAATCTACCATATAGTCATCAAGTAAACCACCACCATTAAATCGTTCGTCAATAATCGCACCTTCTTTGTCTTGTTGTGCAAAGTAATAACGGTTAAATGATACAAAACCAGCGCCGCTTGTATTAGGTACCCAAACGTAAGCTAAACGACCATTTGAAAGCTTGTCAACTAATCGTCTATTATCTTCAACCCAAGCACGTTGTCGTAGGCCATTTTCGCTTCTTATTGGTTCAACAACTTCTTTCCATGCACCATTAAATTCAGGTTTATCATTAATATGCAAAGTTGTTTGCATATTTAACGTACCATCTAATAATTGAAATGGATTGTCATTTGCAGTTAATGGTTTTCCATTTATACCTACAATATAATGACCTTCTTTTATGTTTAATCCTGGTTGGTCTAAAGGACTACTTAACCCAGGATTCCAACTCTCAGTCGTATAAATGCGAGTGATTTGCCAACGGTTATTTTTTGCATATAAATCTGCTCCTAAAAGTCCAACTTTTGAATTGTCAACATCTGGGTAATCACCACCAAACACAAAGCTATGCCCAACAGATAACTCGCCATTTACTTGATCTAGAATATAAGTTAAATCTGCTCTATGTTTTATGTAAGGTACTAAAGGAGCATAACGTTTATAAACTTCATTCCAATCACGACCATGCATATTTGGATCGTAAAAATAATCACGCTCATAACGCCATGCTTCTTCAAACATTTGCTTCCATTCAGAGGATTTGTTTAGATTCATTTGAAGGTCAACTTTCACGCTTTTCCCTTTACCTGATGATGCAGATGCGTCTACAATTTGCCATCCTCCCATTGCACTTGCTAAAATCTTTTTTCTATCAGACGACATAGTAAATTGTCCAACACCAGTCATAAACTCTTCCGCTTTATTATCGTCGAGCTTGTATTTTTGGACCGTTAATCCTCTGCCATTTGGCACACGCTCCATGATAAAAATAGAGCCTTTTGGACCAGCTGTTATTTTAGAATAGTTACGAACAGGTATGTCTAGTGCTAGAGTTCGTCTTGAAATATTTTCAAAATCAATTTTCATTGAAGCGTCTTCTTTCTTTTCATCAGCTTTTGTTTTGTCATCGATTTTTTTATCATCTTTCTTTTCAGCTTCTTCTTCATCGCTTTTTGGTTTGAATGGTGAAGCATCACCATTTTGTAAGTTAATTACATAAGCAGCATATTCCGGATTGGCCGTCATAGCACTTGTATTTGCCCAACCAGAACCTAATGCCACGTCAGTACTTGCTAAAAAGTAAAGATGCTTTTTATCGTCATCCCAAGCTGGTGAAAAAGAATCGGCAAAAGGATTAGTAATAGTTTGAATTTTACCTGAATTTAAAGACCAAAGCATGATTTGTCTAAAATTATTTGAACCAGCTTTGGAGTAAGCCAACCATTGAGAGTCTGGTGACCAAGTTAAACCTAAACGACCACGTTCCAAATTATTACCACCAACATCAATGGTTTTTATAGTGCCATCAGGAACGTTAACAATTCTAATTCTTACATCATCATCTGTAAAAGCAATGTGTTTACCGTCAGGAGACCATGTTGGTTCCCAACCTAATTTTGATTCACCAATTGAGATACTTCGTGGTGTTGACATACCATCTTGATTAGCAATTAACAATTCATATCCTTTACCACTCTTGTCTGAAAACCAAGCGACCTCATTTCCTTTTGGAGACCAAATAGGTGTTCTGTCTGCGACACCAGAACTTTCTGTTATATTTCTAGAATCTCCATTTTCAATTGGGACTGTAAAAATTTCACCTCTCGATTCCATAATAGCACGTTTTCCAGTTGGGGATAACGACACAGAACGAGCAGATCTGCTTACATTTTCCCATTTAGTAGCTGCCCAAGGGAAATCGCCAACAACATTGATGTTTAGTTGTTTAGTTGTATTTGAGCTAAGATCTAATGTATGTAAGTATCCATCACGTTCAAATACAAGTGTATTATTGTGACCAGATAAGGATTTAATATCTGACCCTTTATATGTTGTGACTTGATTTAAATTAGAAGTCTTAGTGTTGAAAGACCAAATATTTGCAACATAATCTCTATCGGAAAGGAAGTAAATATTGTCCCCAATCCAAATAGGCTTTATATCTGTTGTTTTGTTATTTGGAAGTAAGGTTTCTTGAGAGTTATTAAGATTTAAAATAACCAATGGCGTGTTTTGACCACCTCTGTATGCTCTCCATTCTTCATCCCAGCGACTCATTCTATCAATAATCATATGTTTTCCATCTTCTGAATATGCTCCGCTTGTACTCCATTGAGAGGTGACTAATGTTGAAGGGCCACCTTTTAGAGAAACTGTCCATAATCTATCAAAACCGCTAGGTGCAGTATCGCGACTTGATGCATATAATATATGTTTTCCATCATTTGTCCAACCACGAACTTGAGCACCACTTGGATGCCAAGTGAGTCGAGTAGCATCTCCACCTTCAACGGAAACAACATAAACAGCATTAGACCCAAAACGATTTGAAGTAAAGGCTACCCATTTTCCATCAGGTGAAAAATATGGATTCTGTTCTACAGCAGCTGTACTAGTTAATCTTTTTACGTTTGTCCCATTGATATTTGCTATCCAAATATCGCTTCCGTAACAGAATGTAATTTGCGAATCATTAATATCTGGTTGACGCAAAAGCCTAGTGCTTTGAGTAAAAGCTGATATGCTAAATAGAAGAATAAAGACCTTGATTATGTGTTTCATGATTTTGTTATTTAATTTTTTGTGATTCTATAAATATTTTTGATTTCAATTGGGTTTAGTAGCTGTTGATTCTTATTGTCGCCAGATTGAATTTTTAAAACGATATCCATACCTTTTGTTACTTTGCCAAAAGCTGCAAACCCTAAGTCATCGCTATGGCGTTTACCAGCAAAATCTAATTCTGGTTGATCGTTGATGCAAATAAAAAAGCTACTCGTTGCTGTATTTGCACTAGATCTTGCCATAGATATGGTTCCGTTTTTGTGAAGAAGTTTTGTGTCGTTAGTAGTTTCTAAAACTATTGGATCGAAAGATTTAGAGTTGTCAATAAAACCTCCTTGAATGACTTGAATTTTAATATCTCTTTTTGCTTCATTTTCTGGTGTACAGACTCTGAAAAATGTAGAATTTTCATAAAGATTATTGTCAACATACTTCATGAAATTAGAGACTGTAATTGGAGCTTTTTCAGGATAGAGTTCTACTATTATATCACCTAAAGATGTTTCTATTTTACATTGAATGTTATTTTGTGAGTTGGCATAGAATGAAACCAAAAAAAGTATAAATACTATTTTAAAGAGTTTTGGTTGGCTATTTTTCATGTTTTTGATTTCTATAAAGATAAAAAAAGCTTGAGATTTTTTATGAAATTCTTATACAAAGTAAAGTCGCTTAAATTGAAACACAAATTGTTAGCATTTTTCCTTATTTTTAAGAGTTAACAATTAGTGTAATTATGAGTAGTAGTTTTTTTAGTTTGATTAAAAAAAATTTGCAAACGTTTTTTTATTTAAAAGCCAGCGTTTTCTTTCTTGCATTTTTTTTCTTTGGAAATAGTGTTGGAGCAAACAATTTGTTTCAAGAGAGTAAAAATGATTTAAGTTCTGTGCCAATTAAAACTGTTAATAAATATGATTTAATTGCTCAGATTAGAGAGCAAATTATAGGTAGTGTTACTGATGCAAAAACCAACAAAGCCATAGCATATTGTAATATTGGAGTGGAAGGTTTCCAAATAGGAACTTCAAGTAACGAACTGGGAGAATTTGTTTTAGAGGTAGATTCGTTACCTGTTACCATCGTTTTTTCTCATTTAAACTATGAAGAGAAAGTAGTGGAAGTCACAAACACAAGTAATCTAACCATTCAATTAACACCTTTGGTAAATAGCTTGAATGAAGTTGTTCTTTCAGCAAATAGAAAAAGTAATTACCCTTATGAATTAGCTTTAGAAGCATTTTCGAAGACGAGAAAATTAACAGATAAAAGCAATTATGGTCAAGCGTTTTATAGACAAAAATCAAAAAACGGTGACGAATACACAGAGTTTTCAGAGATTATTTATGATACAGAATATACTGTTGATGGTATAAACGATTGGGAAATTTTAGAAGGTAGATATGCCTTAAAACGAGAAAAAATTAATAATAGCAATTTTACGCTTCTCTCTCGTATTCTAAAGGCGATACAGCCAGATACTGATGATATCATTTTTCCATTAAGTTATGAAGTTAAAGAGTATTATGATGTAAAAATTGTGGATATGTTATCCTCCGGAGATGAAGATATAGCCGTGTTGGAATTTAAGCCCTTGCCAGAAGTGAAAACACCAGCTTTTGAAGGGGAAGCTTACATAAATACCAAGACATATGAAGTATTAAAAATTAGTGGTACTGTAATGAATGATCGGTTAGATTTTATAAAATTCAGAGAAAAAAGAACTTATACAAAAAACTACACATTATCTTACGAAATGGCTTTTAAAAAGAGCTCAAAAGATGATTTGTTAATTGATTATATAAAAGTAGATCACTCTTTTGATTATTATAAGGGGGATAGCCTTGTAACTCATGTTTCGTCAACTTCAAATTTGACGTATTTTGAACACTATGATACTGATAGCCCAAGACGGTTTAGAAAAAGTTTCAAGGATTCAAAAAGTGATTGGGAAACACTAAATAAAATAGGTTATAATGAGAAGTTTTGGAAAGATAACCCAATAGTAAAGCGAACTCCAGTTGAAGATGAGGTTATTGCCTCTTTTGAAAAAGATAATGCGTTTGAATCTATATTTCTTAATACTAAAGAGCAAATTGCATTTATGCAAAGTAATTTGGTAGGTGATGTATTTATTGAGAGTTTGGATTCTCAACTTAGAAATTATAATAATAATAATCCAGTAGAGAAGGTATTTCTTCATACAGATAAAGACGTCTATTTTCCAGGAGAAATGATTTGGTACAATGCTTATGCTGTATTAGGTGCGTATCATCATTTTTCAACTGGAAGTATGCAAATACAAGTAGATTTAATAGATGAACACAATGTCATTGTTGAATCAAAAAATCATAAGTTAATTGAAGGTCAAGGAGAAGGAAATATTATTATCCCTGTTGAGTTGCCTGAAGGAACTTACCAATTAAGAGCTTATACCAATTGGATGCGAAATTTTGATAATGCGTTCTTTTTTACAAAAACAATTCAACTTTTAAATGCCAAAAAAACTACTAGAAGACCATTAAATACTGATGATAAAATTGATTTGCAATTTTTCCCAGAAGGTGGCCAAGCAGTGAATGGGTTAAATGGAAAAATATCATTTAAGGCAATAGGCAGTGATGGGTATTCAAGGGAAGTTAAAGGCATTATAAAAAATTCTAAAGGAGAAACCGTTGTACCTATAAATACTTTATATCAAGGAATGGGATTTTTTACTTTAAATCCTCAGCCTAATGAAACCTATACGGCCATATTAGATAATGGTTCTATATATAAACTTCCAGAAGCACAAAATGAAGGATATTCAATGTTAATTGATAACCTAGATACCAATAATATTAAGGTAAAAGTTCAAGCAAGTAATACACTTAGATCAAAGCCATTCTACATTATTGGAACTATAAATAATGAGAAGTATTATCAAGGCAAATTTGTTTTTAATGCTCAGTCTTTACTTGATTTTGAAATTCCAAAAAACAAGCTTCCAAGTGGTGTGATGACCCTTACACTTTTTGATGAACAAATGCGACCATGGTCTGAGCGTCCAGTTTTTGTTAATAATAAGGAAGAACTAATAATAGAAACAAAACTAGAAAATTCTAGCTTTGAAAAAAGAGAGAAAATTGAATTAAAAGTAAATGTGAAAGATGTTTACGGTACACCATTATCTACAAATTTTTCAATTGCTATTACTGATGTAGACAAAGTATATAAAAACAAATTTGACACAAATATTTTAACATACTTTTTATTAGAATCTAATTTGAAAGGACATATTGAAAACCCAGGGTATTTTTTTAGTGATAGTAAGAGATCTACGAGAGCTAAGCTCGATTTAGTTATGTCAACTCATGGATGGCGCAAATTTAACTGGCACGAAATGGATAATATAACTTTTAGCTCACCTAAAGAGTTTCTATTCAAGAAGGGTTATTCAGTTTCAGGCAATGCTACCAATATGGAGGATGTTCCTTTGATGAATAGAGAGTTGAAAATGATTGCCAAATCTAAATCTAGTCAGTTAATGGATTTATATGTTACAAAAACAGATGAAGAAGGTAATTTTAAAATCCAAAATGTTACTAATGCTGGAGATGTTGAATTGACGTTTAACGCTTACCAATCTGACGGTGACCCTATACAAACTAAAGTTGTCTTAATAGATAATAATGATAATCATAATTTACCAAAACCAAACTTTAAGAGTAAATATAAAGATATGCAAGGTGATGTTTTAGATAACTACAACAAAAAAGCGTCTACTTTTTTTATGTATGAAGATGTTGAGAAACTAGATGAAGTATTAGTTACTGCTAAAAAAAAATCAGTTAGCGAGCTTACTAAATATTCAGAGTCATTATATGGGGTGAAACCAGATCATACAATAATAAATGAAGATAAAACGGCTGGTAATATACTATATCACTTAGGTAATATTCCGGGGGTTTCTGTCGATTTATCTTTCAACTGGGTTAATTTTAGAGGGAATCAATATGGACCATTGTGGATTGTAGATGGTATGAGGTTAGATGGTGAGATAGACCCTAGATTTGGTCGGCTAGAAAGAGACGAAGTAGAAGACTCTAAAACGAAAAGACTTTATTATGACAAACCCAAGACTAATAATGTGCCACTAATGGTTCAAAACCTTGATTTTTCAAATGTAGAAAGAATTGAAATTTTAAAACGTGGCTCTCAAACAGCTATTTATGGACCAGTTGGAAGATATGGTGTTATTATTGTGTATACAAAAACCGGAAGACCTAAGGTTGATAAAGTATTTTCGTCTAAACATACTATTCAAGGGTATTCTAAACTTAAAGAATTTTATTCGCCTAAATACAATGTAGAATTAGAATCGCATAAAAATCCAGATAATAGAACAACACTTTATTGGAATCCTTCAGTAAAAACAGATAAAAATGGTAATGTTACTATTATTTTCTATAATTCAGATAGTGCTAAAGCTATTGAAGTAGATATTCAAGTATTGTCACAATATGGAATTCCAGGAGTTTATTTAAATACGTTTAAAAAACAATAGTGTTAGATTTTAATCTAACGCTATTGAAACAAATTGGCAATTTGTTTATTTTTTGATTGTTGATTTTTTTTCACTCAAATCAACCGTAATTTGATTCGCTAATAAATCATCAAATGTTTCACGTTTTCTTATTAAATGTGCTTTATTATTGTACCATAAAACTTCAGCTGGTCTAAACCTAGAGTTATAATTACTAGCCATAGTAAAACAATAGGCACCAGCATTTTTAAAAGCTAAAATATCGCCTTCGTTAATTTCGTTTATACGTCTGTTATTTGCAAATGTATCTGTCTCACATATATAACCAACAACAGAGTAAAAACGTTCTCTACCTTGTGGATTAGAAATATTAGTTATTTCATGTTGAGAACCATATAGCATTGGTCTAATTAAATGATTAAATCCAGAATCTACTTGTGCAAAAACAGTAGAGGTTGTTTGTTTAACGACATTCACTTTTGCTAAAAAGAAACCTGCTTCACTTACTAAGAATTTTCCAGGCTCAAAAGCAAGTGTTAATTCTTTACCATAGCTTTTACAAAACTCATTAAAACGAGAGGTTAATTTTTTTCCAAACTCTTCAATATTTGTTTCTATGTCACCTTTTTTATAAGGGACTTTAAATCCAGAGCCAAAATCAATAAATTCAAGACTTTTAAAATTTTTCGCAGTTTCAAACAGTATTTCACTTGCATATAAAAACACATCAATATCTAAAATGTCACTTCCAGTATGCATATGAATACCATTAATATGCATTTTGGTATTTTCTACAATTCTTATAATATGCGGAATTTGATGAATAGAAATTCCAAATTTAGAGTCAATATGTCCAACAGAAATGTTTGTGTTTCCACCAGCCATCACATGCGGATTAATTCTAATGCACACTGGAATATCTGGATGTTTACTTCCAAATTGTTCTAGTATTGAGAGATTGTCAATATTAATTTGTACACCTAGTTTAGCAACTTCTTCAATTTCTTCTAATGAAACACCATTTGGTGTAAAAATGATGTTTTGCGCTTTGAAACCAGCAACCAACCCTAATTGTACTTCTTGTATAGATACAGTATCTAAACCAGAGCCTAAGTTTTTTAGAAATTTTAAAACCGAAATATTGGATAATGCTTTAGCAGCATAATTAATCTTCAAATTTTTAACATTACTAAACGCTGAGATTAATCGTTTATATTGCGATTCTATTTTATGTGCATCATACACGTAAATGGGACTTCCAAACTCCTTAGCTATGTTAAGTAGTTGCTCTTTTTTCATGGTATTGTGTTTATTTATGCTTCAAATATATTTTATTACTTTCTAATTATTACTAGAACAATTAAAAAATAGTAACAATTAAACTATTTGTTAATTATATAACAATTCTAAAAATGAGTTATTAATAAAGTTGCC is from Pontimicrobium sp. SW4 and encodes:
- the lysA gene encoding diaminopimelate decarboxylase, with amino-acid sequence MKKEQLLNIAKEFGSPIYVYDAHKIESQYKRLISAFSNVKNLKINYAAKALSNISVLKFLKNLGSGLDTVSIQEVQLGLVAGFKAQNIIFTPNGVSLEEIEEVAKLGVQINIDNLSILEQFGSKHPDIPVCIRINPHVMAGGNTNISVGHIDSKFGISIHQIPHIIRIVENTKMHINGIHMHTGSDILDIDVFLYASEILFETAKNFKSLEFIDFGSGFKVPYKKGDIETNIEEFGKKLTSRFNEFCKSYGKELTLAFEPGKFLVSEAGFFLAKVNVVKQTTSTVFAQVDSGFNHLIRPMLYGSQHEITNISNPQGRERFYSVVGYICETDTFANNRRINEINEGDILAFKNAGAYCFTMASNYNSRFRPAEVLWYNNKAHLIRKRETFDDLLANQITVDLSEKKSTIKK